The nucleotide window ATTCTCTTCGGGGACCATCTGAGCTTGATCTAAAACCGTCTCTTGGTCTAGAGTCTCCTCTGGACCTAAAGCCATCACGTGGCCTGTCCTCTCTTGAACGGAAACCATCTCGTTGTCCGAATTCTCGCTGTGGTCTATCTTCTCTTGGTCTGAATTCCTCCCTTGGTCTGAAATTATCTCTTGGCCTGTCATCTCTTGATCTAAAGTCGTCTCTATCCTCTCTTGGTCTAAATCCACCTCTGTCCTCTCTGGACCTAAAGCCATCACGTGGCCTGTCCTCTCTTGAGCGGAAACCATCTCGTTGTCCGAATTCTCGCTGTGGTCTATCCTCTCTTGATCTAAAACCGTCTCTTGGTTTATCGTCCCTTGGTCTGAAATTATCTCTTGGTCTGTCATCCCTAGACCTAAAACTATCCCGCGGTTTATCGTCACGTGATCTAAAACTATCACGAGGCTTTCTGTCTCTTCGTCCAAAGTCTTCTCGTCTTCGCTCCGTTCTTTGTGGTTGTGCTGGGCGCTCGGATGGCTCTTTGTATTTTTCGCCAATCTCTGCGACTCGCACGTTTAGCTTCTCAAGCAAAGTCGAATTCAGACCTGCGCCATACACATCAACTCGTGATGCAATTGCTGCTTTTGCCGCTATTGCTCGAGCCATCTTACCTCGTTGCCATTTTGGTGCAGCGTGAACCGTTGGGTGCTGGAACAAGATTCCGTGCTTTGGTGGCTGGGTTCCAGTCTTTAGCGCTCGGAATAGTGCCTTTTCTGCACCCAGTACCTGGATTGTGCTTGCTGGCAGGGTTGCAAGTTTTTTGATGCTTCCTGCCTTTGCCAAAATTCTTGCACCGACTGCATTTCCTAGGATGGCTGCCAGGTTTGGAGCAATTGTATTCATCTGAGTTTCAATGTGATTTACTAGTGCGT belongs to Candidatus Nitrosotenuis cloacae and includes:
- a CDS encoding ribonucleotide-diphosphate reductase subunit beta, with the protein product MHVYFVIVTELGIVVSENNTVTKSFAFDNPAAEFVEARAGNLKGGSVIDYLRGINSGFFLNDEPLLKVFKKEGLDVQMMEEKQLDEIQSNKPQILIDAGFAKNIQDAISKLRDFALSLSSSRVTEISQSPDLHIIQAINALDEIDVMINGLSSRLREWYGLHFPELDNIIDSINGYAQIVMAGNRAGLSDKVYQDAGFPDSKVQMLSVIQQKSKGGEISNENLAIVQSIAKQILDMTKTRNALVNHIETQMNTIAPNLAAILGNAVGARILAKAGSIKKLATLPASTIQVLGAEKALFRALKTGTQPPKHGILFQHPTVHAAPKWQRGKMARAIAAKAAIASRVDVYGAGLNSTLLEKLNVRVAEIGEKYKEPSERPAQPQRTERRREDFGRRDRKPRDSFRSRDDKPRDSFRSRDDRPRDNFRPRDDKPRDGFRSREDRPQREFGQRDGFRSREDRPRDGFRSREDRGGFRPREDRDDFRSRDDRPRDNFRPREEFRPREDRPQREFGQRDGFRSREDRPRDGFRSRGDSRPRDGFRSSSDGPRREFGGDGNKRKKFGRRRY